The stretch of DNA GGCTGATCTGGATCTACCCCATCTTCCAAGAACCTCTCAATTATCGTAAGGGTCTATGTAGGGACCTCTGAATTAGGCTTATTTGGAATTATCCTAATGTGACTAGCATATGTGTTGAAAACATATATTCGAAGAGTTTTTTCAAACAGAAGGTGGGTTAGTAAGTGCATCCTGAATATCAACTTCTTTTACGAGCTAACTCAAAATCAACTCGTTCCTAGAACTCCAGAAGTTGGGTATACAAGGCAGATTTTGGAAGAATGGCTGCCACTCTTTCCTGTCATTATTTCTCAGAAAGCTTCTGCTTCTTTCTATGTGCAGGGGTGTAAATTCCATTGCTCTCAAAGGGGGCATTGTGTTTGTCATAGGCACGTCAGGAGGACACAAAGGGGGCTTTTGAACGATCCTCTTCGCAGTTGCACGGCCAGGGTAGGCATGGAGAGCGAAGACGAGCCTAAACTCCCAATACCAGAATTCTAAGCCTGGTTAAGGGACAACCCTTGAGCTTGAAAGCGTGCTTGGAGTTGGGGATGAGCTACCCTCACTTGCGCAAGGTCCTGGGCTTGGGATAGCTGATTCTGAGCTTGAAAACCAACTGTGAGAATGCAGAGTTTCCAGACAGAGAAAATATCAAATAGCCACCAAAATCTATAACATTCAGAACAAAGTAAACCCACCCAAGCTATCTCAGCAAACACCTAACAACCCAAAGAAGCAAAATTTCCAGTAAAAAATCAAACCTTTATAAATTGAACCCTAAAGGATAACTAAACCTCAAAGACGCTAAATAAGAACTTAACCCCACAAAAGCAAAAGCTTCTAAATATGCAACAATGACGAAGTGAAGGGAATAGAGATAGAAAATGCAAGAAACGTAGAATTTGAATTACAATGTAAGATTCATGGAaagaataaatttattattaaaaaagatGTCTCACGAAAGAGTGAATTTGCCAGCAATTAAAGAGCAGCAGTCAGCAGTCAGCATTCAGCAACAACCTACGGAGCATTTGTCTACTCTTATGGGTCGGTtaataaataatttcttttaaaaagcgtacggtaaatttttaatttcacttttactaaattgaaaaagaaaataccaTTCAAGTATCCATGGAAGGATTTCATTAAATCTCTCTTTTTGGACGCAAaagttgaattatattttttatttaataaatttaaattaatttttatatgttagattaaagagtaaattgattttgttaaaaaattttatttatttttactttatatattaatatgactgataaaataattagataataaCACTTATTTCTTACTAACAtgatcatatttaaaaaaaattaaattcctaaaaaataaatattctttttttttgtccatcttcattTGTACATGGTTTTTCAAATAACTATAGAAGggctcaaaattaaaaaaaaaattaaatccttaCAAACTTTTTGCTCATAATTGAGTTATTAAACCGATAAAATTGGTCAAATAAATCCTTTGACGGATGTTGACAGTTAATTTTTAATAGCAACACTGACGTGGCCGTTAACAGACACCACATCTACATTGTTTGTTAATGTGGTAGTGTCATATCATGTTGAATGTTGATGTAGTAGTGCCGCATATCACCAATTATCTAGATTCATTCtagaattattaataaaaaatttattaaattttatatattttctaaaaaaaaattattaaaaattataaaaattttataaaacaatattgttataaaatttgtaaaaactttttataatttcaaaatgtaGTGGACAAATAGATGTTCAGATTCATTGTGtacttattttaaatatacttTATTTTTTGCCATCGAGGATAACATTGCACTGCCATATCAGTGATTGAAAATGATGTGGTAGTGTTATGTCAACAAACAGTGTTGATATGGCGTTTATTAACGACAATGTCCATGTTGCTATTAAACACTATTGAATAATGTCAATCAAAGGgtttatttgatcaattttgtTAGTTTAGAGATTCAATTAAATGTAAAAAGTTTGAAAGAACtttatcgattttttttaaaaaaaaatttgatgccATTAaaccttataaaaatattaaaaattatttaaaaaatataaaaaactgtCTATAACGAACCTGAATAAATTCATCCAAGTTGATTTTAGATTAACTCATTAAATAATTATAGACAAATTATGAGGATGCCATCCCCGTAACTCAACAACTTAGTATAAGTATTTTGATATGAACCTAATATGTGTGATGAATCAAGAAACAGCTTTTATGAGTACCGGTACAACCGTGTCAACCCGTCTTCTACCAATATCAACAAGTAGAATAAATGGCCATATGGTTTTTTcttatctttataatttaatataattgataattttaaatattgatgaAAGGATTTTGTTGATGGGGGAGAAATATTCAAGATTATTTCCAATGGATTAATGTTGGAGGAAATTTTAGCGTTTAGGGACGGATTTACTAATGTCTTTTCCGAAAATTTCTGTCGAAAAGACTCTGGGGTGTCATATGTGGAAAAGTTTATTAAACAGTAACGTGCGAGTACAAATTCAAGCCACCATGACTGAACAGTTGAGAAGAAAGAAGTTAAGGCGGTCTTTGCAGCCCTCAACGCGCCGCCATTTCAAGTCATCCGACTCCGGCCGCGGGCTGCAAGTGTAGATAGTCATGCCACTGCCATTGCCGCCACTTGAAACGGAAGACGAGAATCCGATCACCAGCAGTTCATTGCCAAGAGACTTGAATGCCACACCCCATCCTTCATGAAGATCAGCTCTAACTGGTACTTTTCCCAAATTCTTCCATGTCTTGCTGCTCTTCATGTACACCCTCACCTCATTGCATGATGTTTCAAGACAGTAAAGCTCATTGTTCACTACCGCAACAAGCGGTGGCGATTGCAGCAACATCGCAGCAGCGGCTGCAGCTGGTTGGGTAACAGTACTATCATCTTTCAACATGTCTGGGATTCATTCCCATGTGTTATTGTCCTTATCATAAGCCTCCCCACAAGTGAGCTGATTGTTGTGCTCATCTCTCCCACCAATCACATAAAACTTGTTGTCCATGAAACAACCTGAGCAAAGCTTCCTCTTCTGATGCATCCTAGGCAGCAACTCCCACGATTTCGTCTCCGGGTTATATTTCTCGGCCGAATTCGAGACTCTAGTATCCATCCCAATCCCACCAGCCACAAAAGAAAAGGTGCCACAGGTTGCAGATGCAAACAAGCACCTAGGATCAATCATGGAAGGACCCTTGAACCATTTACCTATTTCGAGTTCAAATCTCCACACAACAGAACCAAATGTTTCCCTGCCGGATACAATTAAATGGCTCCCAGCACAAACTGATTCCTTATCTCCATTTATAAAGCATATATCCAATGATGGTAACTCTGGGAGCTTCCTGCAAGACTTGAACAGCCCATCACATGCCCACCAACAGTTTTGGCCACTAGGTGACATGAATATGGATGATTCTTTGAACCCAATTTCCTTCCTGATTTTGTTCAACTCGCCACTCTTTAGAAGATCCGAGAAATGCTTGTTTAGCAAGTAAAGTTTCCAATGCTCTGACCTCGGAAATCGAGCCAAGATCAAGCTCTCTAGCTCATCACTGAGCTCAGGAACATATGAATAATCTACATCCTGAGATCTTAAATCTGAGGGTCACTGCAGCTCTCCTCAGCCATGTTGTTCATCAGAAAACAGGTAGAAGATTACATGAAAACGCCCTACAAAAGCATAGCATGTTGGACATAAAGCTTACAATTATTTCAGATCAAGCTGATATACTCATCTGACATATTCAGATTATATTAGCATATCCATTCAtgaacaaatatatacatatatataacagAAAACAACCAATAGGGTGTCTGGAA from Gossypium hirsutum isolate 1008001.06 chromosome D04, Gossypium_hirsutum_v2.1, whole genome shotgun sequence encodes:
- the LOC107899716 gene encoding F-box/kelch-repeat protein At3g27150-like, with product MLKDDSTVTQPAAAAAAMLLQSPPLVAVVNNELYCLETSCNEVRVYMKSSKTWKNLGKVPVRADLHEGWGVAFKSLGNELLVIGFSSSVSSGGNGSGMTIYTCSPRPESDDLKWRRVEGCKDRLNFFLLNCSVMVA
- the LOC121216090 gene encoding F-box/kelch-repeat protein At3g27150; its protein translation is MRLLLDQRLLLDQRSEAEDVDYSYVPELSDELESLILARFPRSEHWKLYLLNKHFSDLLKSGELNKIRKEIGFKESSIFMSPSGQNCWWACDGLFKSCRKLPELPSLDICFINGDKESVCAGSHLIVSGRETFGSVVWRFELEIGKWFKGPSMIDPRCLFASATCGTFSFVAGGIGMDTRVSNSAEKYNPETKSWELLPRMHQKRKLCSGCFMDNKFYVIGGRDEHNNQLTCGEAYDKDNNTWE